The Metarhizium brunneum chromosome 5, complete sequence sequence TGTTCTCAGGCTGTAGCAGGGCATCGCCTTAACCACTCGGCCAAAGTGTCATGGTTAAAAACCGGGGCTTGCCATATCTCGCTCCTAATTAGGTTTTCAAAGGTGCGACTAGCGAAAGTGGAAGATGCAGATACAGTGGCATCTGGTTTGGTTCTGTTGGATTGCACCTGCCACGATTTATGCATGTCAATTTGCATACTACCTAAATCGTCACGTAAGTGATGGCAAGCTTCATTTTATTATTGGTGAAATGGTGTATGGAGTTAAATCAATCTGACTTTTTGCTCAGCTCCACTGCTCGCTCGTTCCTCATAACACCCTGCAACACCCGGCCCTCCAACCATTTTGGCAAGACGGTGAAACCAACGGTTTGCAGTGCGTGAGACCAATATCCAATGACACACCCGTGCCCATAGCCAGCCCGACTGAGAGCAGCGCGTGCCATATCTTGAGCGCTGGGCGTGAATAACGAAGGCTCCTCTTTGTAGGCCGCCACACCCGTCACCCTGCCAACTCTGACCCCAAGCAATTCAACCTGATCCGATCCagggccgtggccaaggggCATCTCAAGAGATACGGACCGGGTTAGAGTCATGAGAAACTGCTTACTTGACCCGTAGGATGACAGCAATGGAAATCCAGTATCCGCCAAGGAactgatgttgatgatgagagaTGGTCCGTTGCGGCAGAGAGTAGGGAGGAACTGTCGCATCATGTGGAGTGGGAAGCTGGCGTTTAGACTGACGTTTCTGGTGATTCGCTCCTCTGACGAGTCCATCAACAGTCTGTAAATGGGACTGGTTGACATGCCACCGGCATTGTTGATCAGGACGGTGAGATGCAGACCCTCCAATTCCGCTCCTATAGCTTTAAAGTCTAGAGCCTCGCTGttttggccatgttgctcACTCGGGATGCAGTTGGTACAAGCCACTTTGCTGGCATCCGCGACCAGGATCCTGAAAGATCTGCTGGGATGCTTTTTCTGCAAACCATCCTTGACAGAGTTCAGCTTGCCGGGATTTCTGCCATGCAGCACCACGTTGAATCCATGGGTAGCGAGTTCTTGTGCAAATGCTGCGCCTATGCCGTCTGATGCGCCCGTGACCAAGGCCCACGGTGAGTCGCCATTGGGGGCAACGTGAGCAAACCGATGCAGCCGCGAGGGAAGGATATAGATGCCAACTAGGTGTATTAATTTGATCAGAATATAAGAAGCCGTGAGCCACCCGAGGGCGACTATTGGACTCGGAGATTGCGGCATTGGTATTGAGGTGACGACGGGTTCGTGCTAAGCAAGGGCGGGAGAAGGGGCTGGCGTTTAGCAACGGCTTCTGTTCAATCCACCAACAGACAATGGTACGGTGGATGCGTTCGTTGATTCGAGCGGCAATTGTAAAATTGGTAGAATTGAAACAGGTGAGAGTCGAGCGAGGAGGTGGTGAGGTTACATATGGGATTGGAGCTCGGTATGTTCAtgtgacgacgacgccattgaACGACGCCGCAGTGTGAAATGCCTGGGGCACGTTGTGCAACCCTCAGTACGTATCCCGTCATCAACCCATTTCTGCAATCTGCTCCAGCATCATGGATCGTGCCGCCTCAACCGGATCTTGCAAGTCGATATTCCATAGCCCACCTGAATCTTTTTCTTCAATTCTGTTTCAGTTTCTCGGAATCATCGTCGATACCCTCGTACAACAGACACATTATTTCGGCGTTCTTGCTGCTGTCACCACCCGTTGGCTCCGCAGCCGCCTAATGTTATCGTATGCATAAAACGCCCGCTTCGTGTTCTAGACTCATGACAGACGGATCAGCCAGAATTTCGGCCAAGAAGTGCGCCTCTTCAATGGCTTGCCGGCGCCAGCCCTGGCGAGGAGTCGTTGCATGCGTCGCATCTCCCAGGATGGCAACTAAGGTGGAGATATCTGGACGCTCGACCAAGGCCCGTTGCGGAGACACCAAGGCAAGGAAGGGTAAGGGGAGTTCGAGTTTGTCACGTGATATATCACATGGGCAACCTGCTCTTGAATCTTCGCTTCTGGTAGCAGAATTGCGGGGATTGTAGGGCACAAAGCCCCCCTCTCGCGTTGACACTAGCGTCGCCtgcggaaaaaaaagagaaagcTGTGGCCCCGATATTTGCACTCGCCGCACTCGTTGGCTCAACTTGGACTTTGGACTTTTTCCTCATCACGCCCATCGCCAACAGGTAGTCGACAAAATGGCCCGCGGAATGTAAGTAACACAGTCAACAGAACAAAACGAGAAGTCAGCAATTGATCGTTTGTGTTTTTTTACACACCGTTTCCAATTGTTGACATTTTTTGCTTGTCTGCGGATTCGAGATGAACATCCTGACGAAGCCCGGGTTTACTAACATTTCGGCAGCAAGAAGCACCAGAAGCGCCTCAGCGCCCCCTCGCACTGGCTGCTGGACAAATTGTCCGGCACCTACGCTCCCAAGCCCTCTGCCGGTCCTCACAAGCTCCGCGACTGCTTGCCCTTGATCGTCTTCATCCGCAACCGCCTCAAGTATGCCCTCAACTACCGCGAGACCAAGGCCATCCTCATGCAGCGCCTGGTCAAGGTTGACGGCAAGGTCCGCACCGACATGACCTACCCTGCTGGCTTCATGGACGTCATCAGCATCGAGAAGACTGGCGAGAACTTCCGCCTCGTCTACGACACCAAGGGCCGCTTCACCGTCCACCGAatccaggccgaggaggccgAGTACAAGCTCGGCAAGGTCAAGCGCGTGCAGCTTGGCCGTGGCGGAATCCCATTCTTGGTTACGCACGATGCGAGAACGTGAGTGTTTTGGCTTTGAAAGAACCAAACCCTGTTCTGTTAGACATCATTCAGTCGTTGGATCAAGCTTTGGTcgattcttcttctttcgaGGACTCTTCGTGTCTTTCTCGAAGTCCACAAACTTTCCACCCCCGTCTCCTACCATGTCGATTGATTATATTGCCATATAATGTGTTGGTGTACGATTTTGGGACTAGGAAACGTGGACCGGAAAGAATGAAGAGCTTCGAGAAGAGACGAGACATGGCTTGTTTCAACGGCTGTAATGTACCCCCCTCGGAGAACCCCAGGTTGGCTAACTGTAAATCTCTTTTTGCGTAAATTTAGCATCCGTTACCCTGACCCTCTGATCAAGGTCAACGACACCGTCAAGATTGACCTCGCCACCGGCAAGATCACCGACTTCATCAAGTTCGACACTGGCGCCGTTGCCATGGTCACTGGTGGTCGTAACATGGGCCGTGTTGGTGTCATCACCCACCGTGAGCGTCACGACGGTGGCTTCAACATTGTCCACATCAAGGACGCCATTGACAACAGCTTTGCCACCCGTGAGAGCAACGTTTTCGTCATTGGCCAGGATAAGCCCTGGATCTCCCTgcccaagggcaagggtgTCAAGCTCACCATTGCTGAGGAGCGTGACCGCCGCCGTGCTTACACTCAGTCCCACTAAGTGTCTCTTGATACATGGTGCCATATACCCTAGGTAGTGTACTTGGATGACATGTGGGAAAGGGGGTGAGACGACGGgaaataagaaaataaaacttttGTTTGGCATGTGGAACTGGAGTCTCGGATTTGACGAATTTCTTCCTTCTGGGGCCCATGATAAACCCTGGAGAATATAGCCGGCCATGTGAGGCTTACGAGTAAAAAGAACAATTACGCAAAGCTAAGGCGTTCCTTGTCAAGTGATCTTCACTCTTCCTCGTGACTGTATCGTGTTCTAGGCTACAGTGTGAATACTGTTTCTTAAATGTGACGCTGATGGCCGTTTCGTTCGAGCTGGCCTTGGGAACAAGGCGGACTGACGCGACTTCTATAAAAACATTGAGAGGCCCATCAGGCTGGTTCAAGTCCTACGAAAGCGGCCATCGGCATTACACATCTTATACTGCTGGTGTTTTCATCGCATGTATGTTTACTATAGTGTCACAGATTTGATTTGTTGAATTCAATGTATACATATGCACAAAGCAACAGTTTGCGTGGAACAACCCAGCGCAGTCCGCGTGTGATCAGATTCCTGGTAAATCACATAACACATGGGGCCGCAGTACCTTGACATGATCCGTGATAAAGGGCCACGAGGGCTTATCGTGCGTGAATCGATGGACTGGCCTAGCGAACTAGCAACAAGAGTGTCATAGACACATCCTGGTGTATGAGCaaaaaataattataccTCACCATCGGCGACCGGCTCGGCCTCCGAAGTCCACACATTATCGATGCATGGTCCGTAACTCTGAGTGAGCTGATTCTTTCCAACTAACATCCAATGACTGACAATCTCGTGTACCAGTCAAAGGCGAAGTTCTACTACAGAGGTATGCATAAACATAGACATGTAAGGCAAAAAGCATCTGACGTAACAAGGTATCCGCACATCACACCGCAGACTATTACATGCTGCAGTGTATGACCGCCACTTAGCTCATGTCCAGCTTGTCCTGATAGGAGGTATATTCTCACCGGATCAATTTGTATGAAATTCGCAAATGTGACGTGATGAAGGCATTCTCGGGACGTAGCGGAACAGTCATTCCTAAGTGAATATGGCGACGGTTGTGCTatgagtactccgtagctgcCCTCACCATTTTCGCCTCGTCTGCCGGCAAGACACAAACCGTGATTCACTAGGGCAGCGATAACGAGAAAATACTTACCAACTCAATGTGGAAGAACTTCCCGCGACCATCTCCTTGACAGGTCGTGCTGGGAACAATTCCCTCGTCCTTGAGAATATTCTGGCCTGAATGGGGATCATGGACGTCATAGCCTCATAGGTCACCCACCCAAGGAGTCGATGGGAACGGCGCCGCCTCTCAAGTGCTCGCACAATATGCTAAAATGCTTGGTGGCCGATCCCGCAGCAATGACCCACGAAACAATGCTTCGCCGCCCGAGTTCCGCAAGCTCCATCATCGTAGACCGAGACGGCCCCAGCAAAAGACCCAGTACTCACCTAGGTACGGATAGGCTCGTCATGGAAAAATCACCAGATTTCGGGAGCCTATTATCCGTGCTAGTTGTCCAAGATGGTCGCCATCAACATCTACCCAAGTCTCCGCCCCCGAG is a genomic window containing:
- the RPS4 gene encoding 40S ribosomal protein eS4: MARGIKKHQKRLSAPSHWLLDKLSGTYAPKPSAGPHKLRDCLPLIVFIRNRLKYALNYRETKAILMQRLVKVDGKVRTDMTYPAGFMDVISIEKTGENFRLVYDTKGRFTVHRIQAEEAEYKLGKVKRVQLGRGGIPFLVTHDARTIRYPDPLIKVNDTVKIDLATGKITDFIKFDTGAVAMVTGGRNMGRVGVITHRERHDGGFNIVHIKDAIDNSFATRESNVFVIGQDKPWISLPKGKGVKLTIAEERDRRRAYTQSH
- the KCR2 gene encoding Very-long-chain 3-oxoacyl-CoA reductase-like protein; the encoded protein is MPQSPSPIVALGWLTASYILIKLIHLVGIYILPSRLHRFAHVAPNGDSPWALVTGASDGIGAAFAQELATHGFNVVLHGRNPGKLNSVKDGLQKKHPSRSFRILVADASKVACTNCIPSEQHGQNSEALDFKAIGAELEGLHLTVLINNAGGMSTSPIYRLLMDSSEERITRNVSLNASFPLHMMRQFLPTLCRNGPSLIINISSLADTGFPLLSSYGSSKQFLMTLTRSVSLEMPLGHGPGSDQVELLGVRVGRVTGVAAYKEEPSLFTPSAQDMARAALSRAGYGHGCVIGYWSHALQTVGFTVLPKWLEGRVLQGVMRNERAVELSKKSD